A stretch of the Marivirga tractuosa DSM 4126 genome encodes the following:
- a CDS encoding efflux RND transporter periplasmic adaptor subunit, whose protein sequence is MNWKKIIGIIIGIALIVVMAMKLKSNKAISENKIYQYDKEKAIAVKVDTISFNYFQHKTSYTGSFKAQKESKISAEIQGKINQYLVEEGDIVKRGQPLIKLDNSLLRLDLENINVQIEDLESDVKRYKSLAESDAIKGIQLEKAKTGLKSAKVKQAIALDKISKTEIKAPFNGIITAKMSEIGSFAAPGMPLIQLTDISTLKFSINVAETVLHLFELGQSHTVIADAYPNLLFTGKITLIGSKANMSNHFPIEFEIENTSDLKIKSGMYGEVSILKTSPNKLISIPASALVGSSSDAQVYLIKNNNAVLQKITVAHKIQDKAIISKGLKEGDVIVTEGFINLFDGANVELN, encoded by the coding sequence ATGAACTGGAAAAAAATAATCGGTATAATCATAGGCATAGCGCTAATAGTAGTGATGGCTATGAAATTGAAAAGCAATAAAGCCATTTCCGAAAATAAGATTTATCAATATGATAAAGAAAAAGCTATTGCTGTTAAGGTAGACACCATTTCTTTCAATTATTTTCAACATAAAACAAGCTATACAGGTAGTTTTAAAGCTCAAAAAGAAAGCAAGATTAGCGCTGAAATACAAGGAAAAATAAATCAGTATTTAGTTGAAGAAGGAGATATTGTAAAGAGAGGTCAGCCTTTAATCAAATTAGATAACTCATTATTAAGACTTGATTTAGAAAATATCAATGTTCAAATAGAGGATTTAGAATCTGATGTTAAAAGATATAAATCATTAGCTGAGAGTGATGCTATAAAAGGAATTCAGCTTGAAAAGGCTAAAACTGGATTAAAAAGTGCTAAAGTTAAGCAAGCAATAGCCTTAGATAAAATTAGCAAAACAGAAATCAAAGCACCATTTAATGGAATTATCACTGCTAAAATGAGCGAAATTGGAAGTTTTGCGGCTCCTGGAATGCCGCTTATTCAATTAACAGATATTTCAACACTCAAATTCAGCATTAATGTAGCGGAAACAGTGCTTCATCTATTTGAATTAGGGCAAAGCCATACCGTTATAGCCGATGCATACCCTAATTTATTATTCACCGGAAAAATTACTTTGATAGGAAGCAAAGCCAATATGAGCAACCATTTCCCGATAGAATTTGAAATTGAAAACACCTCAGACTTAAAAATAAAATCCGGCATGTATGGAGAAGTTAGCATATTGAAAACCAGCCCGAACAAATTGATTAGCATTCCTGCTTCTGCTTTGGTGGGCAGTTCTTCAGATGCGCAGGTATATCTGATCAAAAATAACAATGCTGTTTTACAGAAAATAACGGTAGCCCATAAAATTCAAGATAAAGCCATTATCTCCAAAGGATTAAAGGAAGGGGATGTGATAGTAACCGAAGGTTTTATCAATCTTTTTGACGGTGCAAATGTGGAATTAAATTAA
- a CDS encoding TolC family protein — translation MKLVNIHKLLLLMLFLLLKMEIASGQVWTLKQCIDTALVHNNNLESGRNSIAIGKEREKEAKAHLLPKVTANADYKYFTDLPYQLMPLSTFNPAASEGQFNEIQFGVPHNINANLQIALPLYSADINGAIRNTKLALELSELKYQKSEEEVYYEISNLYYNAKIISHQLNFVKANLKNAEKLLENLQSLKDEKLATGTDVSKIELQVSQLKNQEQNLSYKYGQINNALKFTMGVSLDLNMEIETDIRFEESLQEESGIILDYQIAKTQEQLIQSEISTLNQSRFIPNVNLVGSYGTTGFGYDQSPNEFLKFFPMSFVGLQLSYPIFNKGVTKRKLKQKQFELENNALQQELISEANAMKIENAEMQKDMTKKSLLTTEEQIALAQKIYNESLLQKNEGLVNLTEVLLAENALREAQQANLTAIIDYLKADLELKKLRGNIRNINY, via the coding sequence ATGAAGTTAGTAAATATTCACAAACTACTTTTGCTAATGCTTTTTCTGTTATTGAAAATGGAAATAGCCAGTGGTCAAGTTTGGACTCTAAAGCAATGTATTGATACTGCATTAGTCCACAATAATAACTTAGAAAGCGGAAGAAATTCTATTGCTATTGGCAAAGAAAGAGAAAAGGAGGCAAAAGCTCATCTACTACCGAAAGTTACGGCTAATGCAGATTATAAATATTTCACTGATTTGCCCTATCAGTTAATGCCTCTTTCTACCTTCAATCCTGCGGCTTCGGAAGGACAATTCAACGAAATACAATTCGGGGTTCCCCATAATATCAATGCTAACCTTCAAATTGCACTTCCTTTATATAGCGCTGATATAAATGGTGCTATCAGAAACACTAAGCTAGCATTGGAACTAAGTGAATTGAAATATCAAAAATCAGAGGAAGAGGTGTATTATGAGATTTCTAACCTCTACTACAATGCCAAAATAATTAGCCATCAGCTCAATTTTGTAAAAGCTAATTTAAAAAATGCTGAAAAACTGCTTGAAAATCTTCAGTCTTTAAAGGATGAAAAGCTAGCCACAGGAACCGATGTTAGTAAAATTGAGCTGCAAGTTTCACAGCTGAAAAACCAAGAGCAAAATTTAAGCTATAAATATGGCCAAATAAATAACGCTTTGAAATTTACTATGGGAGTTTCCTTGGATCTTAATATGGAAATAGAAACTGACATCAGATTTGAGGAAAGTTTGCAGGAAGAGTCTGGAATTATCTTGGATTATCAAATTGCCAAAACACAAGAGCAATTAATTCAAAGTGAAATAAGTACGTTAAATCAGTCTCGATTCATCCCAAATGTGAACCTAGTGGGTAGTTATGGTACCACAGGTTTCGGCTACGATCAATCCCCTAATGAATTTTTAAAATTCTTTCCAATGAGCTTTGTGGGCTTGCAACTTTCTTATCCAATTTTCAATAAAGGGGTCACAAAAAGAAAATTGAAGCAGAAACAGTTTGAACTGGAGAATAATGCGCTTCAGCAAGAGCTTATTAGTGAGGCAAATGCTATGAAAATTGAAAATGCTGAGATGCAAAAAGACATGACAAAGAAATCACTGCTAACCACGGAAGAACAGATAGCACTAGCACAGAAAATTTACAATGAAAGCCTCCTTCAAAAAAATGAAGGCTTAGTAAACTTAACGGAAGTCTTATTAGCAGAAAATGCTTTGAGGGAAGCTCAGCAAGCAAACCTTACTGCCATAATAGATTATCTAAAGGCTGATTTAGAGCTCAAGAAATTAAGAGGAAATATTAGAAATATTAATTACTAA
- a CDS encoding TetR/AcrR family transcriptional regulator, translating to MKEITNRQLEIIEAAGKILTASGVGGLTIKNLAKEMGFSESAIYRHFSSKQDIIIAMLEYLAKNMDERYGVAISQDQSVEEKFINLFTSQFTFFKSNPYFVVAVFSDGLMEESQQVNDTIHKIMTVKMKHLKPIIMQGQEGGIFTNEISVEELLNVVMGSFRLFMFKWRIADFKYDIEEPGHKMTQTLLTLIKKK from the coding sequence ATGAAAGAGATTACCAATAGACAGTTAGAAATCATAGAAGCAGCGGGCAAAATACTTACTGCTTCTGGCGTAGGAGGATTAACCATAAAAAATTTGGCTAAGGAAATGGGTTTTTCTGAAAGCGCAATTTACCGTCATTTTTCAAGCAAGCAAGATATTATTATTGCCATGCTTGAGTATTTGGCAAAAAATATGGACGAAAGATATGGAGTAGCAATTTCCCAGGATCAATCTGTGGAAGAAAAATTCATTAACCTCTTTACCAGCCAATTTACATTTTTCAAAAGTAATCCATATTTCGTGGTAGCGGTTTTCTCTGATGGATTAATGGAAGAAAGTCAGCAAGTAAATGATACGATCCATAAAATCATGACTGTAAAAATGAAACACTTAAAACCCATCATCATGCAGGGGCAAGAAGGTGGCATTTTTACAAATGAAATATCAGTAGAGGAATTACTAAATGTAGTTATGGGCTCTTTTAGGTTATTTATGTTTAAATGGCGAATTGCTGATTTTAAATATGACATTGAGGAACCAGGACATAAAATGACACAAACACTTTTAACACTTATAAAGAAGAAATGA
- a CDS encoding Crp/Fnr family transcriptional regulator, whose amino-acid sequence MPQKTNKISCEECTTTSCFVKKTNPQWLAKISEFKNQVVYPKGQYIFSEGSPVFGAYFIQSGDVKIVSSSFSGRQNIVRLAKNGHMMGHKGVAKENYPVGAVALNDARVCFLNNELLYDAFLNNTHFTIEIMMFYSKELRKSEMRNKFFAQMTTDEKVAYAIVYAGEIVGQKNNKGQIMITLSRQELAQIAGTNAEQVSRTISHMKNDGLLSLDGRCICIESLPEMYNLLSEYEQFI is encoded by the coding sequence ATGCCCCAAAAAACCAATAAAATAAGCTGCGAAGAATGTACTACCACGTCATGTTTTGTAAAAAAGACAAATCCGCAGTGGTTGGCTAAAATCAGTGAATTCAAAAATCAAGTGGTTTACCCAAAAGGGCAATATATTTTCTCTGAGGGCTCTCCAGTATTTGGCGCCTATTTTATTCAGTCAGGGGATGTTAAAATTGTGAGTAGTAGTTTTTCAGGCAGACAAAATATTGTTCGATTAGCAAAGAATGGGCATATGATGGGACATAAAGGAGTGGCAAAGGAAAATTATCCAGTAGGTGCGGTGGCACTCAACGATGCCCGTGTTTGTTTTCTTAATAATGAGTTGCTATATGATGCTTTTTTGAATAATACGCATTTCACTATTGAGATCATGATGTTCTACTCAAAAGAACTTCGTAAAAGTGAAATGCGAAACAAGTTCTTTGCCCAAATGACCACAGATGAAAAGGTAGCTTACGCTATTGTTTATGCTGGAGAAATAGTAGGACAGAAGAATAATAAAGGGCAAATTATGATTACGCTCAGTAGACAAGAACTTGCACAGATTGCCGGAACCAATGCCGAACAAGTTAGCCGAACCATTAGCCATATGAAAAATGATGGCTTATTATCCTTGGATGGACGTTGTATTTGCATTGAAAGCCTCCCAGAGATGTATAATTTACTCTCCGAGTACGAACAGTTTATTTAA
- the nirK gene encoding copper-containing nitrite reductase: MKTHRKTQNRITYLFFALLFPFLFSACQQQEEIVKSNRNKNEDIKVLGTMKAELTAPPHVPKPIGKRTAKRLFVDMEIIEEVAEMDDGVEYVYWTFGGSVPGSFIRTRVGDIVEFTLKNHPDNKLPHNIDLHAVTGQGGGAEASFVAPGQQKTFSFKTLNPGLYVYHCATAPVGMHIANGMYGLILVEPLGGLPPVDKEYYVMQGDFYTKGKHGEKGLQDFDLQKAVDENPDYVVFNGKVGALTGENALTAQVGETVRIFFGNGGPNLASSFHVIGEIFDRVHLEGGESINKNVQTTLVPAGGSAMLEFTVESPDNLVLVDHSIFRAFNKGALGILSVSGEENHVVYDEGTEAIPYNPQSEIAESTPPEEKKVEAQVEEQAPSPADFDLQTSIAKGKKIYSQNCLACHQAEGQGIPKTFPPLAGSDYINGHPEKAINAVVNGLTGEIKVNGETYNSAMPAQRLSDEDVAAVLNYVYSNWGNNGTTITPEQVKNNK; encoded by the coding sequence ATGAAAACGCATAGAAAGACTCAGAATCGAATCACTTATTTGTTTTTTGCCCTGCTATTTCCTTTTCTTTTTTCGGCTTGTCAGCAACAAGAGGAAATTGTGAAATCGAACAGAAATAAAAATGAAGACATTAAAGTTCTTGGTACAATGAAAGCGGAATTAACCGCTCCACCTCATGTTCCAAAACCCATAGGTAAAAGAACTGCCAAAAGGCTTTTTGTGGATATGGAAATCATCGAAGAAGTGGCTGAAATGGATGATGGTGTAGAATATGTTTATTGGACATTTGGAGGAAGTGTACCAGGTTCATTTATTAGAACAAGAGTGGGAGATATAGTAGAATTCACACTTAAAAATCACCCTGATAATAAATTGCCACACAACATTGATTTACATGCTGTAACAGGTCAAGGTGGAGGAGCGGAAGCTTCATTTGTTGCACCTGGTCAACAGAAAACCTTCTCTTTTAAAACGCTCAATCCGGGATTATATGTTTATCACTGTGCTACGGCTCCAGTTGGAATGCACATTGCAAACGGTATGTATGGACTGATTCTAGTAGAACCATTAGGAGGATTGCCACCTGTAGATAAAGAGTACTATGTAATGCAAGGTGATTTTTACACTAAAGGAAAACATGGAGAAAAAGGCTTGCAGGATTTCGATTTGCAAAAAGCAGTAGATGAAAATCCTGACTATGTGGTGTTTAACGGAAAAGTTGGTGCCTTAACTGGTGAAAATGCACTTACTGCGCAAGTAGGAGAAACCGTGAGAATATTCTTTGGAAATGGTGGTCCAAATCTTGCCTCTTCATTTCACGTAATCGGTGAAATTTTTGATAGAGTTCATTTAGAAGGTGGAGAAAGTATTAATAAAAATGTTCAAACCACTTTAGTTCCTGCTGGTGGCTCAGCAATGTTGGAATTCACAGTGGAGTCTCCTGATAATTTGGTGTTGGTTGACCACTCTATTTTTAGAGCATTTAATAAAGGAGCTTTGGGCATATTAAGTGTATCAGGCGAAGAAAACCATGTGGTATATGATGAAGGAACAGAAGCTATTCCATATAACCCACAATCGGAAATTGCTGAAAGTACTCCTCCTGAAGAGAAGAAGGTAGAAGCACAGGTTGAGGAACAAGCTCCGTCACCCGCTGATTTTGATCTACAAACCAGCATTGCGAAAGGGAAAAAGATTTACTCTCAAAACTGTCTGGCATGTCACCAAGCAGAAGGTCAAGGTATTCCTAAAACCTTTCCACCACTTGCTGGATCTGATTATATAAATGGTCACCCAGAAAAGGCGATCAATGCAGTGGTAAATGGTTTAACAGGTGAGATTAAAGTAAACGGTGAAACCTATAATAGCGCAATGCCTGCTCAAAGATTGAGCGATGAAGATGTAGCTGCTGTGCTCAATTATGTTTACAGCAATTGGGGTAATAATGGAACTACCATTACACCCGAGCAAGTAAAAAATAATAAATAA
- a CDS encoding formylglycine-generating enzyme family protein, with protein sequence MLRYFTLAIFFLFHLNVNGQEIEMRKIEGGVYIPLYGSQEEVQVEIEPFYMDAKPVTHQEFAEFIKKYPQWSKENVKALFADASYLTKWTADGEVPKHLINSPVNNVSWYAAKAYCECQDKRLPTTDEWEFAAMASENSIDAREDSLFNQKIVSGYEKPKTYLKEVGQSTPNYYGVYDLHGLVWEWVYDFNSIIITGESRSNNNTDANLFCAGGAVSANDLMNYAAFMRYAIRSSLKARNTMSNMGFRCVKDYEKNALELNQ encoded by the coding sequence ATGCTTAGATATTTCACACTCGCAATCTTTTTCCTATTCCATTTAAATGTAAATGGACAGGAAATTGAGATGCGCAAAATTGAAGGGGGAGTTTATATCCCCCTTTATGGAAGCCAAGAAGAAGTGCAGGTAGAAATAGAACCATTTTACATGGATGCTAAACCTGTTACGCATCAAGAGTTTGCCGAATTTATCAAGAAATATCCTCAATGGTCAAAAGAAAATGTGAAAGCATTATTTGCAGATGCCAGCTATTTGACCAAATGGACTGCTGATGGTGAAGTGCCTAAGCATTTAATAAATAGCCCGGTGAATAATGTCTCTTGGTATGCAGCCAAAGCTTATTGTGAATGTCAGGATAAGCGACTTCCTACCACAGATGAATGGGAATTTGCCGCAATGGCAAGTGAAAATTCAATTGATGCTAGAGAAGACAGTTTATTCAATCAAAAAATAGTATCAGGCTATGAAAAACCTAAAACTTATTTGAAAGAAGTGGGGCAAAGCACTCCTAATTATTACGGAGTTTATGATTTACATGGCTTGGTTTGGGAATGGGTATATGATTTTAACAGTATCATTATTACAGGAGAATCAAGATCCAACAATAATACAGACGCTAATTTATTTTGTGCAGGGGGAGCTGTAAGTGCTAATGATCTCATGAATTATGCCGCTTTCATGCGCTATGCCATAAGATCAAGTTTAAAAGCTAGAAATACCATGAGCAATATGGGCTTTCGCTGTGTAAAAGATTACGAAAAGAATGCATTAGAATTAAATCAATGA
- a CDS encoding SCO family protein yields MKTLMMFLATILFFACDNVEKPDSNDEDKGITSKEEFNDLSIYNIPSVWTTQHNEQIEFKDLQGSVLAVVMVYTSCQTACPRLAADMRNIEEQVAEKGKENVKYVLVSIDPENDTPERLTQFGEDYQLEGDQWLFLRGTEETVREFANIVAVKYKQISPIDFSHSNIISVFDAEGVMQHQQEGLGVNNKETIEKIIELSN; encoded by the coding sequence ATGAAAACGCTAATGATGTTTCTCGCTACTATTCTATTTTTCGCTTGTGATAATGTCGAAAAACCGGACTCAAATGATGAAGATAAAGGTATTACTTCCAAAGAAGAATTTAATGATTTATCTATTTATAACATTCCCTCTGTTTGGACTACCCAGCACAATGAGCAAATAGAATTCAAAGATTTGCAAGGAAGTGTTTTGGCTGTGGTAATGGTCTATACTTCTTGCCAAACAGCATGTCCAAGATTAGCTGCTGATATGCGCAATATTGAAGAGCAAGTAGCTGAAAAAGGAAAAGAAAATGTGAAATATGTATTAGTGAGTATTGATCCGGAAAATGATACACCAGAGCGATTAACCCAATTTGGAGAAGATTATCAATTGGAAGGCGACCAGTGGTTATTCTTAAGAGGAACTGAAGAAACCGTTAGAGAATTTGCCAATATCGTGGCGGTTAAATACAAACAAATCTCTCCCATTGACTTTTCTCATTCCAACATTATTTCTGTTTTTGATGCAGAAGGGGTAATGCAACATCAGCAAGAAGGCTTAGGCGTAAATAATAAAGAAACGATTGAAAAAATTATTGAATTAAGTAACTAA
- a CDS encoding TonB-dependent receptor domain-containing protein encodes MIHSITMPKAILLLLAVLIGLSAYAQKKEKLKFLDADTKEPIVGLYYQYAKQYGASNESGEIELYFVEGERLVLSHINYGKWQLKSNEISEALKSNEPLLRTKHIEILQPVSVISLRPNLAEKDEQLSLNDTEKIHHDAGAILSLNPAINAIRKSPAFGFDPVMRGFKYDQLNVVIDGLQSANAACPNRMDPGSSQIMLNQIKKVEILKGPHALRYGNAFGTINFVSESPVFTPELALRGRASALYETNGNVIRNEAKVGLSSAQLNAGLLFSYSEGNDYTDGNGKTVPSNFLRGSLGAYLHYKPSNADLFSLTVNRNFARDVDFPTLGMDLRTDDTWMLNAEYERILQGRFFTKWVNKGYYTKVDHLMDNLLKPLDPRMMNASTPAETENFGYRSELQKLSENAQFYLGLDYKSESAEGEREREFVIGPNAGMKLYDNPWQKGKIEKSSVFSSYAYQLGIHSFHASARIEYNRAQSLNTEEAFEDFYETTNANQVNPAISLGYKAEWSDKLSTAIWLARAQRSAGLTERYINYFAVGMDPYELLGNPGLKAEKNNQMDWIISYDEINWQAEVNLFASYLTDYIGGEKTNLQPKLMNSPGVRQFVNIGEVFKTGFEFNFNHLISENFSQSAQLAYTYAENLSWEEPLAEIAPLDLRYSISANFLDNRGLISLNFRYVDQQNRVSTEFGEMDSPSFYLLGFESSFKFTTDWQLKLGASNLLNQAYYEHLNRPILATGEKIYAPGRNFYTMLIYRF; translated from the coding sequence ATGATTCATTCTATTACTATGCCCAAAGCAATTTTATTGCTTCTGGCTGTGCTAATAGGCTTATCTGCCTATGCGCAAAAAAAAGAAAAATTAAAATTTTTGGATGCTGACACCAAAGAGCCTATCGTTGGTCTATATTATCAATATGCAAAGCAATATGGAGCTTCAAATGAAAGTGGAGAAATTGAGCTTTATTTTGTAGAAGGTGAAAGATTGGTGTTAAGCCATATTAATTATGGTAAATGGCAGCTAAAATCGAATGAAATATCGGAAGCATTAAAATCTAATGAGCCATTACTTAGAACTAAGCATATTGAAATTCTTCAGCCGGTAAGCGTCATTAGCTTAAGACCCAATTTGGCAGAAAAAGATGAGCAATTAAGCTTAAATGATACAGAAAAAATTCATCATGATGCTGGCGCTATTTTATCACTAAATCCAGCGATAAACGCAATCAGGAAAAGCCCAGCTTTTGGGTTTGATCCTGTTATGAGAGGCTTTAAATATGATCAGCTCAATGTAGTAATTGACGGACTTCAATCTGCTAATGCTGCTTGCCCTAATCGAATGGATCCGGGAAGCAGTCAAATCATGCTAAATCAAATTAAAAAAGTGGAGATCTTGAAAGGCCCTCATGCTTTACGTTATGGAAATGCATTCGGAACCATCAATTTCGTGTCTGAGTCACCAGTTTTTACACCCGAATTGGCCTTAAGAGGAAGAGCTTCTGCTTTGTACGAAACTAATGGAAATGTAATCAGAAATGAAGCGAAAGTAGGCTTAAGTTCTGCTCAGCTCAATGCTGGTTTGCTTTTTTCTTATTCAGAAGGGAACGATTATACCGATGGAAATGGGAAAACCGTGCCAAGCAATTTTCTAAGAGGTAGTTTGGGTGCTTATCTTCATTACAAACCTTCAAATGCAGACCTTTTTTCTTTAACTGTAAACAGGAATTTTGCACGAGATGTAGATTTCCCAACACTCGGAATGGATTTAAGAACAGATGATACTTGGATGCTTAATGCGGAATATGAGCGCATACTTCAAGGTCGATTTTTTACCAAATGGGTTAATAAAGGATATTACACTAAAGTAGATCATTTGATGGATAATCTTTTGAAGCCTTTAGATCCCAGAATGATGAATGCCTCTACACCAGCTGAAACAGAGAACTTTGGTTACCGCTCAGAATTACAGAAATTAAGTGAAAATGCACAGTTTTATCTCGGTTTAGATTATAAATCCGAATCTGCTGAAGGTGAAAGAGAGCGAGAATTCGTAATAGGGCCTAATGCAGGAATGAAGCTATATGATAATCCTTGGCAAAAAGGGAAAATTGAGAAATCTTCTGTTTTTTCATCTTACGCTTATCAGTTAGGCATCCATTCTTTTCATGCTTCTGCAAGAATAGAATATAACCGAGCACAAAGTCTTAATACAGAAGAGGCCTTTGAAGATTTTTATGAGACCACTAATGCGAATCAAGTTAATCCAGCTATAAGCTTAGGATATAAAGCCGAATGGAGTGATAAATTGTCGACTGCCATTTGGTTAGCACGAGCACAGAGAAGTGCGGGCTTGACAGAGCGCTATATCAATTATTTTGCCGTTGGAATGGATCCTTATGAATTATTAGGAAATCCGGGACTGAAAGCTGAAAAAAACAATCAAATGGATTGGATTATCAGTTATGATGAAATTAATTGGCAAGCAGAAGTCAACTTATTTGCATCCTACTTAACTGATTATATAGGAGGTGAAAAAACTAACCTACAGCCAAAATTAATGAACAGCCCAGGAGTAAGACAATTTGTAAATATTGGAGAAGTATTTAAGACTGGTTTTGAATTCAATTTCAATCATTTGATTTCAGAAAATTTCAGTCAGTCGGCACAATTGGCATACACTTATGCGGAGAACCTCAGCTGGGAAGAACCACTAGCCGAGATTGCACCGCTTGATTTACGATATTCTATTTCTGCTAATTTTCTAGACAATAGAGGATTGATTAGTTTGAATTTCCGCTATGTAGATCAACAAAATAGAGTTTCCACTGAGTTTGGCGAAATGGACTCTCCTTCATTTTATCTGCTTGGATTTGAATCTTCTTTTAAGTTTACTACTGATTGGCAGTTAAAGCTTGGTGCTAGCAATTTATTGAATCAGGCCTATTATGAACATCTAAATCGCCCAATTTTAGCGACAGGAGAAAAAATTTACGCTCCAGGAAGAAATTTTTACACAATGCTAATTTATAGGTTCTAA
- the ric gene encoding iron-sulfur cluster repair di-iron protein, which produces MNVYKEKTIGEWVAEDYRSASVFKSFGIDFCCKGGRSIQEACEAKNIPEREVEIALAEAVMDKPEQGDIDFKSWPMDLLADYIEKTHHRYVERAIEELKPYLTKICKVHGDSNPELHEVKQLFFESAGELTAHMKKEEFILFPHVRKLEKHLNDGSSVEAPHFGTVKNPIKMMMDEHEAEGDRFEEIARLTNNYTPPAHACNTYRVTFALLEEFQNDLHRHIHLENNILFPKAVRVEESFNSLN; this is translated from the coding sequence ATGAACGTTTACAAAGAAAAAACCATAGGAGAATGGGTGGCAGAAGATTACCGATCAGCCTCAGTTTTTAAATCATTTGGCATTGATTTTTGCTGTAAAGGTGGAAGGTCAATACAGGAAGCTTGCGAAGCTAAAAACATACCTGAAAGAGAAGTAGAGATTGCTTTAGCTGAAGCCGTAATGGATAAACCTGAGCAGGGAGATATTGATTTTAAATCATGGCCTATGGATCTTTTGGCTGATTATATAGAAAAAACACATCACAGATATGTTGAAAGAGCGATTGAAGAACTTAAACCATATCTTACGAAAATTTGCAAAGTGCATGGAGATTCAAATCCAGAATTGCATGAGGTTAAACAACTATTTTTTGAGTCAGCCGGGGAATTGACTGCCCATATGAAAAAAGAAGAATTTATTCTTTTCCCTCATGTGAGGAAATTAGAAAAGCATTTAAATGATGGTAGTTCTGTAGAAGCGCCTCATTTTGGAACGGTCAAAAATCCAATTAAAATGATGATGGATGAACATGAAGCTGAAGGGGATCGATTTGAAGAAATTGCAAGATTAACAAATAACTATACTCCACCAGCACATGCTTGCAATACTTATAGAGTAACATTTGCATTGTTGGAGGAATTTCAAAACGATTTACATAGACATATTCATTTAGAAAATAATATACTTTTTCCTAAAGCTGTAAGGGTAGAGGAAAGTTTTAACTCTTTGAACTGA
- a CDS encoding c-type cytochrome: MKKIKILTTALVGMLFIYSCGGNEQKSKDTAQNKAEKVEEKKVPETIKMGKGVGEFTEVEVSDPLNEEWVERGQAIYDMKCSACHKLTDQRVVGPGFQGVTNRRKPEWIMNMITNVDVMLEEDPTAQKLLEECMTRMPNQNIKPDDARKILEFFRKNDMEKAGKKDGAIKS; this comes from the coding sequence ATGAAAAAAATAAAAATTTTAACGACAGCACTAGTAGGAATGCTTTTTATTTATTCTTGCGGTGGAAACGAACAAAAAAGTAAAGACACTGCTCAAAACAAAGCTGAAAAAGTAGAAGAAAAGAAAGTTCCTGAAACCATAAAAATGGGTAAAGGGGTAGGAGAATTCACAGAAGTTGAAGTTTCTGATCCATTAAATGAAGAATGGGTGGAAAGAGGACAAGCCATCTATGATATGAAATGTTCTGCTTGCCACAAATTAACTGATCAGCGTGTGGTAGGCCCTGGTTTTCAGGGTGTAACTAATCGTAGAAAGCCAGAATGGATCATGAACATGATTACTAATGTGGATGTGATGCTAGAGGAAGACCCAACAGCTCAAAAGCTTTTGGAAGAATGTATGACTAGAATGCCAAATCAAAATATCAAGCCGGATGATGCTCGCAAAATATTAGAATTCTTTAGAAAGAATGATATGGAAAAAGCCGGTAAAAAAGACGGTGCAATTAAATCTTAA